In Aquila chrysaetos chrysaetos chromosome 10, bAquChr1.4, whole genome shotgun sequence, the following proteins share a genomic window:
- the AGTR1 gene encoding type-1 angiotensin II receptor — MIPNYSTEETIKRIHVDCPVSGRHSYIYVMVPTVYSIIFIIGIFGNSLVVIVIYCYMKLKTVASIFLLNLALADLCFLITLPLWAAYTAMEYQWPFGNCLCKLASAGISFNLYASVFLLTCLSIDRYLAIVHPVKSRIRRTIFVARITCIAIWLLAGVASLPVIIHRNIFFAENLNMTVCGFRYDNNNTTLRVGLGLSKNLLGFLIPFLIILTSYTLIWKTLKKAYQIQKNKTRNDDIFKMIVAIVFFFFFSWIPHQVFTFLDVLIQLHVITDCKITDIVDTAMPFTICIAYFNNCLNPFFYVFFGKNFKKYFLQLIKYIPPNVSAHPSLTTKMSSLSYRPPENIRLHTKKTTGSFDTE, encoded by the coding sequence ATGATTCCAAATTACTCTACTGAAGAAACCATTAAAAGAATCCACGTTGACTGTCCTGTTTCAGGAAGGCACAGTTACATCTACGTTATGGTTCCAACTGTTTATAGCATCATCTTTATCATAGGCATATTTGGGAACAGCCTGGTCGTTATTGTCATTTACTGctacatgaaattaaaaacagtagCCAGCATCTTTCTTCTAAACCTGGCACTGGCTGACTTGTGTTTTTTAATAACTCTGCCACTCTGGGCAGCTTACACGGCCATGGAGTACCAGTGGCCTTTTGGCAACTGTTTATGTAAGTTAGCATCAGCGGGGATAAGTTTCAACCTGTACGCCAGTGTGTTCCTCCTCACGTGCCTTAGTATTGACCGGTACCTGGCCATAGTACACCCAGTGAAGTCCCGAATTCGACGTACCATATTTGTTGCCAGAATAACTTGCATTGCTATCTGGCTTCTCGCCGGTGTGGCCAGTTTGCCTGTCATCATTCACCGTAATATATTCTTTGCTGAGAACTTGAACATGACAGTCTGCGGTTTTCGGTATGACAACAATAACACAACACTCCGGGTTGGGTTAGGTTTATCCAAAAATTTGCTCggctttttaattccttttctgaTCATATTAACGAGCTACACCTTAATTTGGAAGACCCTGAAGAAGGCATATCaaattcaaaaaaataagaCTAGAAATGATGATATTTTTAAGATGATTGTGGcaatagtatttttcttcttcttttcctggaTTCCTCATCAAGTGTTTACTTTTCTGGATGTATTAATTCAATTACATGTAATAACAGACTGCAAAATCACTGATATTGTGGATACGGCTATGCCCTTCACCATTTGCATCGCTTACTTTAACAACTGtttgaatccttttttttatgttttttttggaaaaaactttaaaaaatacttccttcagctaataaaatacattccaCCAAATGTCAGTGCGCATCCAAGCCTAACAACAAAAATGAGCTCTCTCTCATATCGGCCACCGGAAAATATACGCTTGCACACTAAAAAGACTACTGGGTCTTTCGACACCGAGTGA